A stretch of the Planktothricoides raciborskii GIHE-MW2 genome encodes the following:
- a CDS encoding transposase produces MTSHLCKNHAINVIEDLNVSGMLANHKLAKSIADMGFYDFRRQMEYKSELYGSQLIIVDRFYPSSKTCSNCGAIKDSLPLSERVFYCEHCHLKIDRDLNAARNLEKIGRATAKSTPVDNLEPTPLVEAGSKTNSSLVKIKLSDLMGKFG; encoded by the coding sequence TTGACATCACACTTATGCAAGAACCACGCAATCAATGTGATAGAAGATTTAAATGTATCAGGGATGTTAGCGAATCATAAACTGGCGAAATCAATTGCCGATATGGGGTTTTATGACTTTCGGCGACAGATGGAATATAAAAGTGAACTGTATGGGTCACAACTCATCATTGTTGACAGGTTTTATCCTTCGAGTAAAACCTGTTCAAACTGTGGTGCAATTAAAGACTCATTACCGTTATCAGAAAGAGTATTTTACTGCGAGCATTGTCATCTCAAAATAGATCGAGATTTAAATGCCGCAAGAAATCTTGAAAAAATAGGTCGAGCTACGGCCAAATCTACGCCTGTGGACAATTTGGAGCCGACTCCGTTGGTAGAAGCAGGAAGTAAAACCAACTCAAGCTTAGTAAAAATCAAGCTTTCAGACTTGATGGGTAAGTTTGGGTAA
- a CDS encoding transposase — protein MLLGFKTQLKINQTQQQQLARHAGVARHAYNWGHGLCLGILSHNTHCSPEEKIKFPTAIDLHKWLNKLVKPENPWYYEVSKCAPQYALRNLAQGWQDCFKKKKARPRFKKKGRQDSFTLDGRIKILSSNKLKVPVIGCLKTYERLPVVPDPKNVTISREADRWFISFKIDVPVSPTEKTKDVVGIDLGIKVLATLSTGEIVKGTKSYRKHEKKLTRLQRKFSRKVFKSANGHVGANGRSPLQSKNFIEKSLISEKILYIS, from the coding sequence ATGTTATTAGGGTTTAAAACACAACTTAAAATCAATCAAACCCAACAGCAACAACTTGCTCGCCATGCAGGAGTAGCTCGCCATGCCTACAATTGGGGTCATGGTTTGTGTTTAGGGATTTTATCTCATAATACTCATTGTAGCCCCGAAGAAAAAATCAAATTTCCTACAGCCATTGACTTACATAAATGGTTAAATAAGCTGGTAAAACCAGAGAATCCTTGGTACTATGAAGTTTCCAAATGTGCTCCTCAGTACGCTTTAAGGAATCTCGCCCAAGGGTGGCAAGATTGCTTTAAAAAAAAGAAAGCCCGACCTAGGTTTAAGAAAAAAGGTAGACAAGACAGCTTTACCTTGGATGGGAGAATTAAAATTTTATCATCAAATAAACTGAAAGTACCAGTTATCGGCTGTCTAAAAACTTATGAAAGGCTGCCGGTCGTTCCCGACCCCAAAAATGTCACGATTAGTCGAGAGGCTGACCGATGGTTTATTTCGTTTAAAATCGATGTTCCCGTTAGTCCCACAGAGAAAACAAAAGATGTAGTAGGGATAGATTTGGGGATAAAAGTGCTTGCTACCCTATCCACTGGAGAAATCGTAAAAGGAACAAAATCATATAGAAAACACGAGAAAAAACTGACACGACTTCAAAGAAAATTTAGTCGAAAAGTATTCAAATCAGCCAATGGGCATGTAGGGGCGAACGGCCGTTCGCCCCTACAGTCCAAAAACTTCATAGAAAAATCGCTAATATCAGAAAAGATACTTTACATAAGTTGA
- a CDS encoding site-specific DNA-methyltransferase has translation MCQQLSLIDCIVAGNKLEITPKVRGFQLHFSHPNGQLYQGDSIDWLSSLDSESVDLIFADPPYNIKKAEWDNFASQEKYIDWSMQWISQAARILKPHGTMYVCGFSEILADIKHPAMNFFKSCRWLVWHYKNKANLGNDWGRSHESLLHLRKTKKVQLNIDEIRIPYGEHTLKYPVHPQAKTSQYGQGTKRKNLWTPHPKGAKPKDVIEVPTTCNGMGESTPHPTQKPEELVRKFVLASSHKGDTVLDPFSGSGTTLVVAEQLNRKWLGCELDEKYNELAIDRLNHVKRMTVEDWIQFDRKVAERREKIR, from the coding sequence ATGTGCCAACAATTGTCTTTAATCGACTGTATAGTTGCAGGGAATAAACTAGAAATTACTCCAAAAGTTAGAGGATTTCAGCTTCACTTTAGTCATCCTAATGGACAACTTTATCAAGGCGACTCAATTGACTGGTTGAGTTCCCTTGATTCTGAATCTGTAGACTTAATTTTTGCCGATCCTCCGTATAATATCAAAAAGGCAGAATGGGATAATTTTGCCAGTCAAGAAAAGTATATTGATTGGTCAATGCAATGGATTTCACAAGCCGCCCGAATTTTAAAACCTCATGGAACTATGTATGTCTGTGGTTTTTCGGAAATTTTGGCAGACATAAAACATCCAGCGATGAATTTTTTTAAATCTTGTCGTTGGTTAGTCTGGCATTATAAAAATAAAGCTAATCTGGGTAACGACTGGGGGCGATCGCATGAAAGTTTACTCCACCTGAGAAAAACTAAAAAAGTGCAACTAAACATAGATGAGATTCGGATTCCCTATGGAGAACATACTCTGAAGTATCCAGTGCATCCACAAGCTAAAACCAGTCAATATGGGCAAGGAACAAAGCGGAAAAATTTATGGACTCCTCATCCAAAAGGGGCAAAGCCCAAAGATGTCATTGAGGTTCCTACAACCTGTAATGGAATGGGTGAATCAACCCCTCATCCGACGCAAAAACCCGAGGAACTGGTCAGAAAATTTGTCCTGGCTTCTTCTCATAAGGGTGATACTGTGCTAGATCCTTTTTCGGGTTCTGGAACAACTTTAGTAGTTGCAGAGCAATTAAATCGCAAATGGCTCGGTTGCGAGCTTGATGAAAAATACAATGAATTGGCGATCGATAGACTAAATCATGTCAAAAGAATGACTGTAGAAGATTGGATTCAGTTCGATCGCAAAGTAGCTGAACGTCGGGAGAAAATTCGATGA
- the gcvP gene encoding aminomethyl-transferring glycine dehydrogenase, which yields MPTTLQPPVDQTLNSSSSDRAELVAEAFDSFAKRHIGPNAAAIKSMLDFLGFASLDELIDRAVPQVIRLQKSLKLPEAGSESSALAHLKEISSKNQVFRSFIGMGYHDCITPPVIQRNILENPGWYTAYTPYQAEIAQGRLEALLNFQTTIIDLTGLEIANASLLDEGTAAAEAMTMSYGLCKKKAAHTFLVSQDCHPQTIEVVQTRAIPLGINVVVGHHDTFTFDDSVFGVLLQYPATDGAIYDYRDIVAKAHDAKALVTVAADLLSLCLLTPPGEFGADIAVGNTQRFGVPMGYGGPHAAYFATRDAYKRQIPGRIVGVSKDAQGKPALRLALQTREQHIRRDKATSNICTAQVLLAVMASMYAVYHGPAGLKRIAQNVHTMTVLLAEGLQRLGYEIASEPFFDTLRVNCPEGNLSKIKEAARFRQINLRFFDETSVGISLDECTTAADLLNLWQIFAESEELPFTLEELQGSVKVQFAAPFARQSQYLTDPVFNRYHSETEMLRYIHRLETKDLSLNSSMIPLGSCTMKLNATAEMVPVTWPEFGKLHPFAPRSQTQGYQIMFQQLEEWLAEITGFDGISLQPNAGSQGEYAGLQVIRQYHQQRGESDRTVCLIPTSAHGTNPASAVMCGMTVVPVACDKDGNIDIDDLTAKAEKYSQTLSALMVTYPSTHGVFEEQIKDICEIIHSHGGQVYMDGANMNAQVGLCRPGDIGADVCHLNLHKTFCIPHGGGGPGMGPIGVMSHLVPFLPGHSVVDLGGKESIGAISAAPWGSASILPISWMYIAMMGADGLTEATKVAILNANYIARRLEAHYPVLYKGKNGLVAHECILDLRGVKKTADIEVDDIAKRLMDYGFHAPTVSWPVGGTMMVEPTESESKEELDRFCDAMIAIRGEIAAIEAGEMDAADNSLKNAPHTAESLMVSEWNHPYSREAAAYPAPWTKDHKFWPSVGRIDNAFGDRNFVCSCVPMDAYSE from the coding sequence ATGCCAACAACTTTACAACCCCCTGTGGATCAAACCCTCAACTCTTCTAGCAGCGATCGCGCCGAATTAGTCGCTGAAGCCTTTGATAGCTTTGCCAAACGGCACATTGGCCCCAATGCAGCGGCCATTAAATCCATGCTAGATTTCCTGGGATTTGCCAGTTTGGATGAACTGATCGATCGCGCCGTCCCCCAGGTCATCCGGCTACAAAAATCTCTTAAGTTACCCGAAGCTGGCAGCGAATCCAGCGCATTAGCTCACTTAAAAGAAATATCCAGTAAAAATCAGGTATTCCGCTCATTTATTGGCATGGGCTACCATGACTGCATCACCCCGCCAGTGATTCAACGGAATATCCTGGAAAACCCAGGCTGGTACACCGCTTACACTCCCTATCAAGCGGAAATTGCCCAGGGGCGCCTCGAAGCCTTGCTCAATTTCCAGACCACGATCATCGACCTCACCGGCTTGGAAATTGCCAATGCTTCCCTCCTGGATGAAGGCACGGCGGCAGCAGAAGCCATGACCATGAGTTATGGTCTATGTAAAAAGAAAGCCGCCCACACCTTTTTAGTCTCCCAGGACTGCCATCCCCAAACCATTGAAGTGGTGCAAACTCGTGCCATTCCCCTGGGAATTAATGTGGTAGTGGGTCATCACGATACATTTACCTTTGATGACTCGGTGTTTGGGGTGTTATTACAATATCCAGCCACCGATGGCGCCATTTATGATTATCGGGACATTGTAGCCAAAGCCCATGATGCCAAAGCTTTGGTGACTGTGGCTGCGGATTTATTAAGCTTGTGCCTACTTACGCCTCCTGGGGAATTTGGCGCGGATATTGCAGTGGGCAATACCCAACGCTTTGGGGTGCCGATGGGGTATGGTGGCCCCCATGCCGCCTATTTTGCCACGCGGGACGCCTATAAACGGCAAATTCCCGGTCGCATTGTGGGGGTTTCTAAAGATGCTCAAGGTAAGCCTGCTTTACGGTTGGCCCTGCAAACCCGCGAACAACATATCCGCCGGGATAAAGCTACCAGTAATATTTGTACCGCCCAAGTTTTGCTGGCGGTGATGGCTTCTATGTATGCGGTGTATCATGGCCCCGCAGGACTGAAGCGGATTGCCCAAAATGTCCATACGATGACGGTTTTGTTGGCGGAAGGTTTGCAGCGGTTGGGATATGAGATCGCCTCGGAACCGTTCTTTGATACTTTGCGGGTAAACTGTCCAGAAGGCAACTTATCCAAAATTAAAGAAGCGGCAAGATTTCGACAAATTAACCTGCGGTTCTTTGATGAAACTTCCGTGGGCATTAGTTTAGATGAATGCACTACCGCCGCCGACTTGCTCAACTTATGGCAAATTTTTGCCGAAAGTGAAGAATTACCTTTCACCCTGGAAGAACTGCAAGGGTCAGTGAAGGTGCAATTTGCTGCCCCCTTTGCCCGTCAAAGCCAATATTTAACCGATCCGGTGTTTAACCGCTATCACTCGGAAACCGAGATGTTGCGTTATATTCATCGCCTGGAAACCAAAGATTTGTCCCTCAACAGTTCGATGATTCCTTTAGGGTCTTGCACCATGAAACTGAACGCTACAGCGGAAATGGTGCCGGTGACTTGGCCAGAATTTGGCAAGTTACACCCCTTTGCGCCGCGATCGCAAACCCAAGGCTATCAAATCATGTTCCAACAACTGGAAGAATGGTTAGCGGAAATCACCGGCTTTGATGGCATTTCCTTGCAGCCGAATGCCGGTTCTCAAGGGGAATATGCCGGTTTACAGGTGATTCGCCAGTATCACCAACAACGGGGAGAAAGCGATCGCACTGTTTGCTTAATTCCCACCTCCGCCCATGGCACCAACCCAGCCAGCGCAGTGATGTGCGGCATGACCGTCGTCCCCGTGGCTTGCGACAAAGATGGCAACATAGATATTGACGACTTAACAGCCAAAGCCGAAAAATACAGCCAAACCCTTTCGGCCCTCATGGTGACATATCCCTCCACCCACGGAGTCTTTGAAGAACAGATTAAAGACATCTGCGAAATTATCCATAGCCACGGCGGTCAAGTATATATGGACGGGGCCAACATGAACGCCCAAGTGGGTCTATGCCGTCCCGGAGACATTGGCGCCGATGTTTGCCACCTCAACTTACACAAAACCTTCTGTATTCCTCACGGTGGCGGCGGCCCAGGGATGGGACCGATTGGGGTCATGTCTCATTTAGTGCCATTTTTGCCCGGTCATTCCGTAGTGGACTTAGGCGGCAAAGAAAGCATTGGGGCAATTTCCGCCGCCCCCTGGGGCAGTGCCAGCATTCTGCCAATTTCTTGGATGTATATCGCCATGATGGGCGCTGATGGCTTAACCGAAGCCACCAAAGTAGCCATCCTCAATGCCAACTATATCGCCCGTCGTTTAGAGGCGCATTATCCCGTTTTATATAAAGGCAAAAATGGCTTAGTCGCCCACGAATGTATCTTAGATTTGCGCGGGGTGAAGAAAACTGCGGATATTGAAGTAGATGATATCGCTAAACGGCTGATGGATTATGGGTTTCATGCCCCCACCGTCTCTTGGCCTGTTGGCGGAACCATGATGGTGGAACCGACCGAAAGTGAATCTAAGGAAGAATTAGATCGCTTTTGTGATGCCATGATTGCCATTCGTGGAGAAATTGCCGCCATTGAAGCCGGGGAAATGGATGCTGCCGATAACTCCCTGAAAAATGCCCCCCATACGGCGGAATCATTGATGGTCAGTGAATGGAATCATCCCTATAGCCGGGAAGCCGCTGCTTATCCCGCCCCTTGGACTAAAGACCATAAGTTCTGGCCGTCCGTGGGTCGGATTGATAATGCTTTTGGCGATCGCAACTTTGTCTGTTCTTGCGTACCAATGGACGCCTATTCTGAATAG
- a CDS encoding LamG-like jellyroll fold domain-containing protein produces the protein MTQPKHYWGFDETDGVAKDTTGNANGTLTNAIRVPNGRVSGGGVVQINGSNNSFVSFGGGVGQFGTSNFTVALWLKTTEQHRYFDLVGNRTAGSHGNFFCLRMTGKHESAPAGRVSAEVDQDGNGANYIGVEASTTGLNDGNWHHVAAVRQGTSLKLYIDGKLSGQGTSGGVANIANGNSFKLGQSYMGESKFAPNAQYDDLCVYDVALSDQEISNLFTNGPIPPTGVQIKSLANGAVLDVAGGQTNPQTNILVYASNGGDGQKWEIQANGVIKSKLGNYALDMKDIPNFEWAKELVLNPINGSPTQQWTIGADGTIKNKSNGFAIALYDTGTYQVALVWYLGAPAKPYETWQVV, from the coding sequence ATGACCCAACCTAAGCATTACTGGGGATTCGACGAGACTGACGGTGTTGCCAAAGACACTACAGGCAACGCCAACGGCACCTTAACTAACGCCATCCGTGTTCCTAACGGTCGTGTCAGCGGCGGCGGAGTGGTTCAGATCAATGGTTCCAACAATTCATTTGTCAGCTTTGGTGGTGGTGTCGGTCAGTTTGGCACCAGCAACTTTACGGTGGCGCTGTGGTTGAAAACTACTGAACAGCATCGGTATTTTGATTTAGTCGGAAATCGCACAGCGGGCTCCCACGGGAATTTCTTCTGCCTGCGGATGACCGGCAAACATGAATCTGCACCTGCCGGTCGGGTATCTGCGGAAGTCGATCAAGATGGCAATGGCGCAAATTATATCGGGGTCGAAGCCAGCACCACCGGGTTAAACGATGGCAATTGGCATCATGTGGCGGCAGTTCGCCAAGGCACATCCCTGAAACTATATATTGACGGCAAATTGTCTGGTCAAGGAACATCGGGTGGTGTTGCTAATATCGCTAATGGCAACTCATTCAAACTCGGTCAGTCATATATGGGCGAAAGCAAGTTCGCGCCGAATGCCCAATATGATGATCTGTGCGTTTACGATGTGGCCTTATCAGACCAGGAAATATCCAATTTGTTCACGAATGGACCGATTCCGCCAACGGGGGTACAGATTAAAAGTCTCGCTAATGGTGCGGTGTTGGATGTTGCCGGTGGTCAAACCAATCCCCAAACCAATATTTTGGTATATGCCAGTAATGGTGGGGACGGCCAAAAATGGGAGATTCAAGCCAATGGCGTGATTAAGAGCAAGTTGGGTAATTATGCTCTGGATATGAAGGATATTCCCAACTTTGAATGGGCAAAAGAATTAGTGCTTAATCCGATCAATGGTAGCCCCACCCAGCAATGGACAATTGGCGCCGATGGCACGATTAAAAATAAGAGCAATGGTTTTGCGATCGCCCTCTATGATACCGGCACCTATCAGGTTGCCCTGGTTTGGTATTTGGGTGCTCCTGCCAAACCTTATGAAACATGGCAAGTGGTTTAA
- a CDS encoding GAF domain-containing protein, which translates to MLTVYFLAPTKLDAKGLTLDKLIVSQNFKLISLVCHKPGYIDESITLSVNSVLYPEPRLIKFWLNSQGLKVSVAEQLTDKLSKLSNFLPSSVTPEKIIADQLSDAEQLESLMKKLNLDHYRVKGFLLWEAFDVTVEQQMQQVIQRLTGRESILRPEGFRQLDREMRSLFLADKTLFLSAEQDPARLFSETEFQELSVISYSLEFLQGSHFQKAADSNQICQIPDLRLDAPTECDRQLLESGVRSLLLIPLVIGISHNYENYDENHQQPMGLVVLTSSQPNHFNQGDLHNAKQLISPFTAALRQALQQRTTSFNNIHPSVEARFLQEAERRSWGLPPEPIVFKNVYPLYGISDIRGSSQERNRAIQKDLLAQYGLGIKIVDAVCEYQNSDLVQQMRLDLLEQIEHLKEGITVDSEVTATEYLQNNLEIYFDYFAECGIPAAEAVQAYTEACANEHQCVYQARARYDEAVNQINQCLRETWESWQEKMQKIIPHYCDIECTDGIDHMIYVGKSIHGDFCLFHLRSLRYEQLKAVCDCARTAFKIQQDYDTQLKLTHLVLVQDTSIDIFHDEKTERLFDVGGTRDTRYEIVKKRIDKGVDQRSQERITQPGMLTLVYSTNKEWEEYQKYLCYLSREGWVEPKIQSGNVEPLQGVTGLKFARVRVLP; encoded by the coding sequence GTGCTTACAGTGTACTTTTTAGCACCTACAAAGTTAGATGCTAAAGGCTTGACTCTAGACAAATTAATAGTATCACAGAATTTTAAGTTAATTAGTCTGGTTTGCCACAAACCGGGCTACATAGACGAATCTATTACCCTCAGCGTTAATAGTGTTTTATATCCAGAACCGAGGTTAATAAAATTCTGGCTAAATTCTCAAGGATTAAAAGTTTCTGTGGCGGAGCAACTCACCGATAAATTAAGTAAGTTAAGTAATTTTTTGCCGTCATCTGTAACCCCAGAAAAAATTATAGCAGATCAATTGAGTGACGCTGAACAATTAGAAAGTTTGATGAAAAAGCTGAACCTAGATCATTACCGAGTTAAAGGTTTTTTGCTCTGGGAAGCTTTTGATGTCACCGTTGAGCAACAGATGCAGCAAGTTATCCAAAGGCTCACAGGTCGAGAATCTATTCTCAGACCAGAAGGATTTCGCCAACTCGATCGGGAAATGCGATCGCTATTTCTGGCGGATAAAACTCTGTTTCTCAGTGCCGAACAAGACCCGGCTCGTTTATTTAGTGAAACCGAATTTCAAGAACTCAGTGTGATTAGTTATTCCCTAGAATTTTTGCAGGGATCTCATTTCCAAAAAGCCGCAGACTCCAATCAAATTTGTCAGATCCCGGATCTGCGTTTAGATGCTCCCACCGAATGCGATCGCCAACTACTCGAAAGCGGTGTTCGCTCTCTATTACTTATTCCCCTGGTCATTGGCATCAGCCATAATTATGAAAACTATGATGAAAACCATCAGCAGCCGATGGGATTAGTGGTATTAACCAGTAGTCAGCCGAATCACTTTAATCAGGGGGATTTGCACAATGCCAAACAACTGATTTCGCCTTTTACCGCTGCATTGCGTCAAGCTTTACAACAAAGAACAACTTCTTTTAATAATATTCATCCCTCCGTAGAAGCGCGATTTTTACAAGAAGCGGAAAGAAGAAGTTGGGGTTTACCTCCCGAACCGATTGTGTTTAAGAATGTCTATCCGCTTTACGGGATTTCCGATATTCGAGGCTCGTCTCAAGAACGAAATCGGGCAATTCAAAAAGATTTGCTGGCGCAATATGGCCTTGGGATTAAAATTGTCGATGCAGTTTGTGAATACCAAAACAGCGATTTAGTCCAACAAATGCGCCTTGATTTACTTGAGCAAATTGAGCATTTAAAAGAAGGGATTACGGTTGATTCAGAAGTAACCGCTACTGAATATTTACAAAATAATCTAGAAATTTATTTTGATTATTTTGCCGAATGTGGTATTCCTGCCGCTGAAGCAGTGCAAGCCTATACAGAAGCTTGTGCTAACGAACATCAATGTGTTTATCAAGCCAGAGCGCGGTATGACGAAGCGGTGAATCAGATTAATCAGTGTTTACGGGAAACTTGGGAATCTTGGCAAGAAAAGATGCAAAAAATTATTCCCCATTACTGTGATATTGAATGCACTGATGGCATCGATCACATGATTTATGTGGGGAAATCGATTCACGGGGACTTTTGTTTATTCCATTTGCGGAGTTTACGTTATGAACAGTTGAAAGCAGTTTGTGATTGTGCGCGGACGGCTTTCAAAATTCAGCAAGATTATGATACCCAGTTGAAACTGACCCATTTAGTTTTGGTACAAGACACATCCATTGATATTTTTCACGACGAAAAGACGGAACGGTTGTTTGATGTGGGAGGAACGCGAGACACTCGCTATGAGATTGTCAAAAAACGCATTGACAAAGGGGTCGATCAGCGATCGCAAGAACGAATCACTCAACCGGGAATGTTAACCTTGGTTTACTCCACGAACAAAGAATGGGAAGAATACCAAAAATATCTTTGTTATTTATCCAGAGAGGGTTGGGTCGAACCGAAAATTCAATCCGGTAATGTTGAACCTCTCCAAGGAGTGACTGGTCTCAAATTTGCTCGTGTCCGCGTCCTGCCCTAA
- a CDS encoding helix-turn-helix transcriptional regulator, producing MLNYYTKTIRDMISMSKLMSEPTMLRWKCREVMARYNISNRDLAVRLGKHETSIPRLKKDKMPTMSGDDLNDLCRALGCTPMDLIEYVPDKADAA from the coding sequence ATGCTAAACTACTATACAAAGACCATAAGGGATATGATAAGTATGAGTAAGTTAATGAGTGAACCTACAATGCTGAGATGGAAGTGCAGAGAGGTAATGGCACGTTACAATATCTCAAATCGTGATCTAGCGGTACGGTTGGGAAAACACGAAACCAGCATCCCTAGATTAAAAAAGGACAAAATGCCCACCATGAGCGGAGATGATCTAAACGACTTATGTAGAGCGTTGGGATGCACTCCGATGGATTTAATAGAATATGTGCCAGACAAAGCTGACGCGGCATAA